The following are from one region of the Sandaracinus amylolyticus genome:
- a CDS encoding AAA family ATPase produces the protein MTHAGALEGLIGVARRTARARQQAASTAHVLLTILQNDPESQRVLSVHQVREQDLVSALKVADDEPGSALEVAIERAAALAARTHAAHVRPLHLLLAMLREPRSMAYRCLEHTGANTARVRESVEDALVATIAPMAPSEPSRPARRIEAPRAEIVRADATSRADEDVRPTLPARPRPAPIVPPVPRTRTSVAPPSSTTARPTNRRVTPRTTTPPEAPRAITTEPAANTCPHELDRERFPILSAIGRNLTALAASGAIDPVFGRDKEIDALLDVLGRRRANNPLLVGPPGVGKTAIVEGLALAMAKPGAPLPGLEGKLLVEISAGSLVSGTGVRGALADKLRKLRDEVAKSEGRVLLFLDEIHAIAGGDGPDDLASELKSALARGELPCIGATTDAEYKKHLERDPALARRFTRIDVDAPDPEAAIRILRGLAPRYEIHHAVAYDPAAIRAAVELSVRFLPERHLPDKALGALDLAAARVRRAGGSIVDVEAVAKVIADEAHVPLERLLVRDADRLLALESHLASRVVGQRGPLARVADALRKGAAGFRGRRPLGTFLLLGPTGVGKTETAKAIAELMFGAGGMSRFDMSEYGEPHSVARLFGAPPGYVGHDEGGQLTESVRRRPYQLVLLDEIEKAHPDVLLALLPLLDEGRLTDGRGRTFDFTNTVIVMTSNLGASESATSAPRAIGFGGGETRTTSSAADRATSAARRAMPPELWNRIDEPLFFAPLGQDDVAEIARRMLRGVIAVMRDEHAIELVIDASAIDALVAGGGFDPALGARPMRRTVGRLVEAPLASLVLSGGVRRGDRVVARGAAGAVRFDRVEPEDAAAE, from the coding sequence ATGACCCACGCGGGAGCGCTCGAAGGACTCATCGGCGTGGCGCGGCGCACGGCGCGCGCGCGACAGCAGGCGGCCAGCACCGCGCACGTGCTCCTCACGATCCTGCAGAACGATCCCGAGTCCCAGCGGGTGCTCTCGGTGCATCAGGTTCGCGAGCAGGATCTCGTCTCGGCGCTGAAGGTCGCGGACGACGAGCCGGGGAGCGCGCTCGAGGTCGCGATCGAGCGCGCGGCCGCGCTCGCCGCGCGCACCCACGCGGCGCACGTGCGACCGCTGCACCTGCTCCTCGCGATGCTTCGCGAGCCGCGCTCGATGGCGTATCGCTGCCTCGAGCACACCGGCGCGAACACCGCGCGCGTGCGCGAGAGCGTGGAGGACGCGCTGGTCGCGACGATCGCTCCGATGGCGCCGAGCGAGCCCTCGCGTCCGGCGCGCCGCATCGAGGCACCCCGCGCGGAGATCGTGCGCGCCGACGCGACGAGCCGCGCCGACGAGGACGTGCGCCCCACGCTGCCGGCGCGACCGCGCCCGGCGCCGATCGTTCCTCCGGTCCCGCGCACCCGCACCTCGGTCGCGCCGCCGTCGAGCACGACCGCGCGCCCGACGAACCGCCGCGTGACGCCGCGCACCACGACCCCGCCCGAGGCGCCGCGCGCGATCACGACCGAGCCCGCCGCGAACACGTGCCCGCACGAGCTCGATCGCGAGCGCTTCCCGATCCTCTCCGCGATCGGCCGCAACCTCACCGCGCTCGCGGCGTCGGGCGCGATCGATCCGGTGTTCGGTCGCGACAAGGAGATCGACGCGCTGCTCGACGTGCTCGGGCGTCGTCGCGCGAACAACCCGCTGCTCGTGGGCCCGCCCGGCGTGGGCAAGACCGCGATCGTCGAGGGCCTCGCGCTCGCGATGGCGAAGCCCGGCGCGCCGCTGCCGGGGCTCGAGGGCAAGCTGCTCGTCGAGATCAGCGCGGGCTCGCTGGTGTCGGGCACCGGGGTGCGCGGCGCGCTCGCGGACAAGCTGCGCAAGCTGCGCGACGAGGTCGCGAAGAGCGAAGGGCGCGTGCTCTTGTTCCTCGACGAGATCCACGCGATCGCCGGCGGCGACGGCCCCGACGATCTCGCGAGCGAGCTCAAGAGCGCGCTCGCGCGCGGCGAGCTGCCGTGCATCGGCGCGACCACCGACGCCGAGTACAAGAAGCACCTCGAGCGCGATCCCGCGCTGGCGCGTCGCTTCACGCGCATCGACGTCGACGCGCCCGATCCCGAGGCGGCGATCCGCATCCTGCGCGGGCTCGCGCCGCGCTACGAGATCCACCACGCCGTCGCCTACGATCCCGCGGCGATCCGCGCGGCGGTCGAGCTCTCGGTGCGCTTCCTTCCCGAGCGACACCTGCCCGACAAGGCGCTCGGCGCGCTCGACCTCGCGGCCGCGCGGGTGCGTCGCGCGGGCGGATCGATCGTCGACGTCGAGGCGGTCGCGAAGGTCATCGCCGACGAGGCGCACGTGCCGCTCGAGCGCCTCTTGGTGCGCGACGCGGATCGACTGCTCGCGCTCGAGTCGCACCTCGCGTCGCGCGTGGTCGGTCAGCGCGGGCCGCTCGCGCGCGTCGCCGACGCGCTGCGCAAGGGCGCGGCCGGGTTCCGCGGGCGCCGTCCGCTCGGCACGTTCCTGCTGCTCGGTCCGACCGGCGTCGGGAAGACCGAGACCGCGAAGGCGATCGCCGAGCTGATGTTCGGAGCGGGCGGCATGTCGCGCTTCGACATGAGCGAGTACGGCGAGCCCCACAGCGTCGCGCGTCTCTTCGGCGCACCGCCGGGCTACGTCGGGCACGACGAGGGCGGTCAGCTCACCGAGAGCGTGCGTCGTCGTCCCTATCAGCTCGTGCTGCTCGACGAGATCGAGAAGGCGCATCCCGACGTGCTCCTCGCGCTGCTCCCGCTGCTCGACGAAGGTCGTCTCACCGACGGACGTGGGCGCACGTTCGACTTCACCAACACCGTGATCGTGATGACGTCGAACCTCGGCGCGTCGGAGAGCGCGACGAGCGCGCCGCGCGCGATCGGGTTCGGCGGTGGTGAGACGAGGACGACTTCGAGCGCGGCGGATCGTGCGACGAGCGCGGCGCGCCGCGCGATGCCGCCCGAGCTGTGGAACCGCATCGACGAGCCGCTCTTCTTCGCGCCGCTCGGGCAGGACGACGTCGCGGAGATCGCGCGGCGCATGCTGCGCGGCGTGATCGCGGTGATGCGCGACGAGCACGCGATCGAGCTGGTGATCGACGCGAGCGCGATCGACGCGCTGGTCGCGGGCGGTGGGTTCGATCCCGCGCTCGGCGCGCGTCCGATGCGCCGCACCGTGGGACGCCTCGTGGAGGCTCCGCTCGCCTCGCTCGTGCTCTCGGGCGGCGTGCGGCGTGGTGATCGCGTCGTCGCGCGGGGCGCTGCGGGCGCGGTGCGCTTCGATCGCGTCGAGCCCGAGGACGCGGCCGCCGAGTAG
- a CDS encoding response regulator gives MAKLLLLDDDRGTLAWMTTALTAMGHEVRAVASGAKAFTILGDWSPDLVVADILMPEIDGLMFARMARRFRRVPILFVSVAAKEADAVLAGASGYLGKPATASEVRAAVRRVLARGPVRSTILIVDDEADTRELYRLVLEPDFVVVEAENGRDALGVLESRQVDLVIADVHMPVMNGVELIRAMRARPALARVPVIVQSNDRTVRDARVWRELHVSQVLDKQDFVAWLDERIRARVRDHAPTTEPRAP, from the coding sequence ATGGCCAAGCTGCTCTTGCTCGATGACGATCGCGGCACGCTCGCGTGGATGACGACCGCGCTGACCGCGATGGGACACGAGGTGCGTGCCGTCGCGAGCGGCGCGAAGGCGTTCACGATCCTCGGCGACTGGTCTCCCGATCTCGTGGTGGCGGACATCCTGATGCCGGAGATCGACGGGCTCATGTTCGCGCGCATGGCGCGGCGCTTCCGGCGCGTGCCGATCCTCTTCGTCTCGGTCGCGGCGAAGGAGGCCGACGCCGTGCTCGCGGGCGCGTCGGGCTATCTCGGCAAGCCCGCGACCGCGTCCGAGGTGCGCGCCGCGGTCCGGCGTGTGCTCGCGCGCGGTCCGGTGCGCAGCACGATCCTGATCGTCGACGACGAGGCCGACACGCGCGAGCTCTACCGGCTCGTGCTCGAGCCCGACTTCGTCGTCGTCGAGGCGGAGAACGGGCGCGACGCGCTCGGCGTGCTCGAGTCGCGCCAGGTCGATCTGGTGATCGCGGACGTGCACATGCCGGTGATGAACGGCGTCGAGCTGATCCGCGCGATGCGCGCTCGTCCCGCGCTCGCGCGCGTGCCCGTGATCGTGCAGTCGAACGATCGCACGGTGCGCGACGCGCGGGTGTGGAGGGAGCTCCACGTGTCGCAGGTGCTCGACAAGCAGGACTTCGTCGCGTGGCTCGACGAGCGCATCCGCGCGCGCGTCCGCGACCACGCGCCCACCACCGAGCCTCGCGCGCCCTGA
- a CDS encoding sensor histidine kinase: protein MDVSVLAAVLDELVLERLDDGRFVARSPAPGWCDALSREPPPLDEPFVVEEMFEFMTAFVADAEAAWEAPLGARVDSDFWTEDGVDGEQIHLEATAVRVGGARALVIRRNERLYAQQQLVLQRAREQRLAHDALTREIETKDILVHAVVHDLAAPLHSVLGTLSLLAENAEGIDTRELVGLALQAGMRQRDLIAEILDVFSAEHGGEGANVERGESAPDAAAVIQQVLAERELVARRRAVRLVMVRDPAPAKVIAEPTRLFRVVTNLLDNAIRLSPESATVEVCVTRKDDDVVITVADEGPGIAPELLPQLFEKLPRGRDRRGTGLGLYFCRITVEGWGGRIGYEPRAPRGSKFWVRLRAAAANTEVLDGQAALAR from the coding sequence GTGGACGTGAGCGTGCTCGCGGCCGTGCTCGACGAGCTGGTGCTCGAGCGTCTCGACGATGGTCGCTTCGTCGCGCGCTCGCCCGCGCCGGGGTGGTGCGACGCGCTCTCGCGCGAGCCGCCTCCGCTCGACGAGCCCTTCGTCGTCGAAGAGATGTTCGAGTTCATGACCGCGTTCGTCGCCGATGCGGAGGCGGCGTGGGAGGCACCACTCGGCGCGCGCGTGGACTCGGACTTCTGGACCGAGGACGGCGTCGATGGCGAGCAGATCCACCTCGAGGCGACCGCGGTGCGCGTCGGGGGAGCGCGCGCCCTCGTGATCCGACGCAACGAGCGGCTCTACGCCCAGCAGCAGCTCGTGCTGCAGCGCGCGAGAGAGCAGCGCCTCGCGCACGACGCGCTCACGCGCGAGATCGAGACCAAGGACATCCTGGTGCACGCGGTGGTGCACGATCTCGCGGCGCCGCTCCACAGCGTGCTCGGCACGCTCTCGCTGCTCGCGGAGAACGCCGAGGGCATCGACACCCGAGAGCTGGTGGGGCTCGCGCTCCAGGCCGGCATGCGACAGCGCGATCTCATCGCCGAGATCCTCGACGTGTTCTCCGCGGAGCACGGAGGCGAAGGTGCGAACGTCGAGCGCGGCGAGTCGGCGCCCGACGCCGCGGCGGTGATCCAGCAGGTGCTCGCGGAGCGCGAGCTCGTCGCGCGGCGACGCGCAGTGCGGCTCGTGATGGTGCGCGATCCCGCGCCCGCGAAGGTGATCGCGGAGCCCACGCGGCTCTTCCGCGTCGTCACGAACCTGCTCGACAACGCGATCCGGCTGAGCCCGGAGAGCGCCACCGTCGAGGTCTGCGTGACGCGCAAGGACGACGACGTGGTGATCACGGTCGCCGACGAGGGCCCGGGGATCGCGCCCGAGCTGCTGCCGCAGCTCTTCGAGAAGCTCCCGCGCGGGCGCGACCGCCGGGGCACGGGGCTCGGTCTCTACTTCTGTCGCATCACGGTGGAGGGCTGGGGTGGCCGCATCGGCTACGAGCCTCGCGCTCCGCGAGGCTCGAAGTTCTGGGTGCGGCTGCGCGCGGCTGCGGCGAACACGGAGGTGCTCGATGGCCAAGCTGCTCTTGCTCGATGA
- a CDS encoding Rab family GTPase has translation MSLKLKLCMIGATGVGKTSLVARYVHSVFSERYETTIGVKILSRRVMRDERPVDLVVWDLSGEDEFQNVQPAYLRGAAGYLLVADGTRRDTLDVASVLNSRAQAAIRGIPFVVAINKADMVAAWEIRERDTAQLAQRGWPCVLTSAKTGAGVDRAFDLLVDAILAGRRSAWT, from the coding sequence GTGAGCCTCAAGCTGAAGCTCTGCATGATCGGCGCGACCGGGGTCGGGAAGACCAGCCTGGTCGCGCGCTACGTCCACAGCGTCTTCTCGGAGCGCTACGAGACCACGATCGGCGTGAAGATCCTCAGCCGGCGGGTGATGCGCGACGAGCGCCCGGTCGATCTCGTCGTCTGGGATCTCAGCGGCGAGGACGAGTTCCAGAACGTGCAGCCCGCGTATCTACGGGGCGCGGCCGGATATCTGCTCGTCGCCGACGGAACGCGGCGCGACACGCTCGACGTCGCGTCGGTGCTCAACTCGCGCGCGCAGGCTGCGATCCGCGGAATCCCGTTCGTGGTCGCGATCAACAAGGCCGACATGGTCGCGGCGTGGGAGATCCGCGAGCGCGACACCGCGCAGCTCGCGCAGCGCGGATGGCCCTGCGTGCTCACGAGCGCGAAGACCGGTGCGGGCGTCGATCGCGCGTTCGATCTGCTGGTGGACGCGATCCTCGCGGGGAGGCGATCGGCGTGGACGTGA
- the holA gene encoding DNA polymerase III subunit delta, whose translation MSEERDIQSLLADARAGNWQPVVLLVGSERFLADRAAKLLKKAVVGDGPTGFNDDLFHGAQVVASRVVSTAKTLPMMAKARYVLIRDAEDVPTAELDALAAYVAAPSPSTCLVLIAEKIDGRSKLSKAAKSAGAWIECEPLKGPLLERFVLGEAKRRGHTISPDAGQALLDALGNDLAAIDDAVERLSLYVGKGAPIDLAAVEASIARIRVDSIWTVVDAVAARRSAVALEAVASLLADREPPLRILAMVARQLRMVAKAKQALADGLRGPEMARFAGALPFKARDLEAAARKFDDDALRAAFRALSEADLALKGSKRPPEVVMEEVILALCAGRDLPLVSEWQFRV comes from the coding sequence ATGAGCGAAGAACGAGACATCCAGAGCCTCCTCGCGGACGCACGCGCGGGGAATTGGCAGCCGGTCGTACTGCTCGTCGGCTCCGAGCGTTTCCTCGCCGATCGCGCGGCGAAGCTGCTGAAGAAGGCGGTCGTCGGCGACGGGCCGACCGGGTTCAACGACGATCTCTTCCACGGCGCGCAGGTCGTCGCGTCGCGCGTGGTGAGCACGGCGAAGACGCTGCCGATGATGGCGAAGGCGCGCTACGTGCTGATCCGCGACGCCGAGGACGTTCCGACCGCCGAGCTCGACGCGCTCGCGGCGTACGTCGCGGCGCCCTCGCCGAGCACGTGCCTCGTGTTGATCGCCGAGAAGATCGACGGTCGCAGCAAGCTCTCGAAGGCGGCGAAGAGCGCGGGCGCGTGGATCGAGTGCGAGCCGCTCAAGGGCCCGCTGCTCGAGCGCTTCGTGCTCGGCGAGGCGAAGCGACGCGGGCACACGATCTCGCCCGACGCCGGGCAGGCGCTGCTCGACGCGCTGGGGAACGATCTCGCAGCGATCGACGACGCGGTGGAGCGGCTCTCGCTCTACGTCGGCAAGGGCGCGCCGATCGATCTCGCCGCGGTCGAGGCGTCGATCGCGCGCATCCGGGTGGACTCGATCTGGACGGTCGTCGACGCGGTCGCGGCGCGCCGCAGCGCGGTCGCGCTCGAGGCGGTGGCCTCGCTCCTCGCGGATCGCGAGCCGCCGCTGCGCATCCTCGCGATGGTCGCGCGCCAGCTGCGCATGGTCGCGAAGGCGAAGCAGGCGCTCGCGGACGGGCTGCGCGGGCCCGAGATGGCGCGCTTCGCGGGCGCGCTGCCGTTCAAGGCGCGCGATCTCGAGGCGGCGGCGCGCAAGTTCGACGACGACGCGCTCCGCGCGGCGTTCCGCGCGCTGTCCGAAGCGGACCTCGCGCTCAAGGGCAGCAAGCGCCCGCCCGAGGTCGTGATGGAAGAGGTGATCCTCGCGCTCTGCGCCGGCCGCGATCTGCCGCTCGTCTCGGAGTGGCAGTTCCGCGTCTAG
- a CDS encoding DUF2288 family protein, which translates to MASDDLRDRLEAHRGAVLYSDLAAHLERGAVFVVAPQLDLVACGLAIATDDRAAVERWIASGDLRRPTTDELEKWPSDEGRTWISVVVQPYVLLQDPKAD; encoded by the coding sequence ATGGCATCCGACGATCTGCGCGACCGCCTCGAGGCCCACCGCGGCGCGGTCCTCTACAGCGACCTCGCCGCCCACCTCGAGCGCGGGGCCGTGTTCGTCGTGGCTCCGCAGCTCGATCTCGTCGCGTGCGGGCTCGCGATCGCGACCGACGATCGCGCCGCGGTCGAGCGCTGGATCGCGAGCGGCGATCTGCGGCGGCCCACCACCGACGAGCTCGAGAAGTGGCCGAGCGACGAGGGTCGCACCTGGATCAGCGTCGTCGTGCAGCCCTACGTGCTGCTGCAGGACCCGAAGGCCGACTAG
- the rpsT gene encoding 30S ribosomal protein S20 encodes MANVESAKKRIRQTEKRTLRNRHIRTTVRTHVKRVREALAKTDKAAAQTALAEAIRKIDMAVSKGVYHHKTGSRYISRLTEQVQKMA; translated from the coding sequence ATGGCCAACGTCGAATCGGCGAAGAAGCGCATCCGCCAGACCGAGAAGCGCACCCTCCGCAACCGTCACATCCGCACGACCGTGCGCACCCACGTGAAGCGCGTGCGCGAGGCGCTCGCCAAGACCGACAAGGCCGCGGCCCAGACCGCGCTCGCCGAGGCGATCCGCAAGATCGACATGGCGGTCAGCAAGGGCGTCTACCACCACAAGACGGGCTCGCGTTACATCTCGCGCCTGACCGAGCAGGTCCAGAAGATGGCGTGA
- a CDS encoding 50S ribosomal protein L11 methyltransferase: MSSIVAIVIEGPGARREELEEAAYALGVQGLEIVDEDVGAPRGRVIVRLWVPAADARRAERRLRRALPGVSIAIEAVPEIASAPRCVPLGRGFVVVTGEGEPGPRWRRRTALHLAGSEAFGDGAHPTTALCVAAIESWSLRRASVLDVGTGTGVLAIVCALRGASRVIATDVDPLARRAAKDAVRRHGLGDRVIVRAGMPRERFEIVVANLYRDVLIAEARALASRVAPRGRLLLSGFAASSSGEIARTFAAHGLRVAARARRGGWGCIELTLDPAP; encoded by the coding sequence GAGGAGGCGGCGTACGCGCTCGGGGTGCAGGGCCTCGAGATCGTCGACGAGGACGTCGGCGCGCCGCGCGGCCGCGTGATCGTGCGGCTCTGGGTGCCCGCGGCGGATGCGCGTCGCGCCGAGCGACGCCTGCGCCGCGCGCTCCCCGGCGTATCGATCGCGATCGAGGCGGTCCCCGAGATCGCGAGCGCGCCGCGCTGCGTGCCCCTCGGGCGCGGCTTCGTGGTGGTCACGGGGGAGGGTGAGCCGGGCCCGCGATGGCGCCGGCGGACCGCGCTCCACCTCGCAGGGTCGGAGGCGTTCGGCGACGGCGCGCATCCGACCACCGCGCTCTGCGTCGCGGCGATCGAGTCGTGGTCGCTGCGCCGCGCGTCGGTGCTCGACGTGGGCACCGGCACCGGTGTGCTCGCGATCGTGTGCGCGCTGCGCGGGGCATCACGGGTGATCGCGACCGACGTGGACCCGCTCGCGCGGCGCGCCGCGAAGGACGCGGTGCGCCGGCACGGGCTCGGCGATCGTGTGATCGTGCGCGCCGGGATGCCGCGCGAGCGCTTCGAGATCGTCGTCGCGAACCTCTATCGCGACGTGCTGATTGCCGAGGCGCGGGCCCTCGCGTCGCGGGTCGCGCCCCGGGGACGCCTCTTGCTCTCGGGGTTCGCGGCCTCTTCTTCCGGGGAGATCGCGCGAACGTTCGCGGCCCATGGGCTGCGGGTGGCCGCGCGCGCGAGGCGCGGGGGCTGGGGCTGCATCGAGCTCACGCTCGATCCCGCGCCTTGA